From one Macellibacteroides fermentans genomic stretch:
- a CDS encoding PGN_0703 family putative restriction endonuclease — MTRSKIYKFDDEFKRKARAHQFKFRDEILRVSYDDKNPQVMLTPEAAKDGLIFYAGYRDYIRKKVTDFRATALYSNMLRSEHIPFNIFTPMELDKSGAVNLFNKIIGGGISLVKDIKIEFAGNENRSAYLNDGTSFDVYIEYVAVDGRNGGIGIEVKYTEQGYRLGKKEKEDILKPDGPYKLKTERCGFYKDDLTISRFITDNDLRQIWRNHILGFSMIDIGQIAYFHHIHLYPKGNIHFAEHALPNYKKLLTDKGRESFKDICFEELFELMKTIFKTEEQTNWINYLQRRYIVDNE; from the coding sequence ATGACCAGAAGCAAAATATACAAATTTGATGATGAGTTTAAACGTAAAGCTCGAGCTCATCAGTTTAAATTTAGAGATGAAATATTGAGAGTGTCATACGATGATAAAAATCCACAAGTAATGCTTACTCCAGAAGCGGCTAAAGATGGATTAATATTCTATGCCGGTTATCGGGATTATATTCGTAAGAAGGTCACAGATTTCAGAGCAACAGCTCTATATTCGAATATGTTACGCAGCGAGCATATACCATTTAATATATTTACTCCAATGGAACTAGATAAGTCTGGGGCTGTAAATCTATTTAACAAAATTATTGGAGGAGGCATTTCTCTTGTTAAAGACATAAAGATTGAATTTGCGGGGAATGAAAACCGAAGTGCTTATCTTAATGATGGTACTTCATTTGATGTTTATATTGAATATGTTGCTGTAGATGGAAGGAATGGAGGTATTGGAATTGAAGTCAAATACACTGAACAGGGATACCGCTTGGGTAAAAAGGAGAAAGAAGATATTTTAAAGCCTGACGGACCATACAAACTTAAGACAGAGAGATGTGGGTTTTATAAGGATGATTTAACTATTTCACGCTTTATAACTGATAATGACTTAAGGCAGATATGGCGTAATCACATATTAGGATTTTCAATGATTGATATTGGGCAAATTGCTTATTTTCATCACATTCATCTCTACCCAAAAGGTAATATTCACTTTGCAGAACACGCACTTCCTAATTATAAGAAACTTCTTACAGACAAAGGACGTGAGAGTTTTAAAGATATATGTTTTGAAGAGCTTTTCGAATTGATGAAGACAATTTTCAAGACAGAAGAACAAACTAACTGGATTAATTATTTACAAAGGAGATATATAGTCGATAATGAATAA
- a CDS encoding alpha/beta hydrolase family protein, translated as MKKLILTTLLLTGIFISMVAQRIEPNYDESKVPVYELPPLLVSAKGKQIKSIKQWESIRRPEILEMFSSQMFGKTPVSPFTTSYEVVSEDANALDGKATCKQLRISFSNGNTERSMLMLIYLPNHIKGKVPLFFAYNFDGNQTVSSDPGILFSNHTSENKRGLKVRRWPIEMIISKGYGVATACYHDIFYDEKDKHAESILPLLGYNPGQPLEGDSWQAIGAWAWGMSRAMDYFETDSRIDAKRIALMGHSRHGKAALWAGAQDQRFAIVISNESGCGGAALSKRAYGETVAVITNSFPHWFCPNFSRFANNEQSLPFDQHELIALIAPRPVYVASAVDDRWADPKGEYLSAFHAGEVYRLYGYDGLPSEEMPALNTPVISRVGYHIRTGVHDVTDFDWQCYLNFADKWMK; from the coding sequence ATGAAAAAGCTGATTTTGACTACTTTGCTGCTTACCGGAATCTTTATATCCATGGTGGCACAGCGGATTGAACCTAACTACGATGAATCCAAAGTTCCTGTTTATGAGTTGCCGCCGCTCCTGGTTTCGGCAAAAGGAAAGCAGATTAAATCTATAAAGCAGTGGGAGTCTATCCGCCGTCCGGAAATACTGGAGATGTTTTCTTCGCAGATGTTCGGAAAAACGCCCGTTTCTCCATTTACCACTTCTTATGAGGTTGTTTCGGAAGATGCCAATGCGCTGGATGGTAAAGCAACCTGCAAGCAACTACGGATCAGCTTTTCCAACGGCAACACTGAGCGGAGCATGCTGATGTTGATCTATCTTCCCAATCATATAAAAGGGAAAGTTCCCCTGTTTTTCGCATACAATTTTGATGGAAACCAGACTGTAAGCTCTGATCCGGGCATTCTGTTCAGCAACCATACATCGGAAAACAAAAGAGGGCTTAAAGTACGCCGCTGGCCCATCGAAATGATTATTTCAAAAGGGTACGGAGTAGCTACTGCCTGCTACCACGATATCTTTTACGACGAAAAAGATAAGCATGCGGAAAGCATACTTCCGCTGTTGGGATACAATCCGGGACAGCCTCTGGAAGGCGACAGCTGGCAAGCTATCGGTGCTTGGGCCTGGGGTATGAGCCGTGCTATGGATTACTTTGAAACGGATTCTCGCATTGATGCGAAAAGGATTGCCCTGATGGGACATTCGCGCCATGGAAAAGCGGCCCTATGGGCCGGTGCGCAAGACCAACGTTTTGCCATCGTCATTTCGAATGAATCGGGATGCGGCGGAGCTGCCTTATCCAAACGGGCATACGGCGAAACAGTTGCAGTTATTACAAATAGCTTTCCACATTGGTTTTGTCCGAACTTCAGCAGATTTGCCAATAATGAACAATCCCTGCCCTTCGACCAGCACGAACTGATTGCCTTGATTGCTCCGCGGCCCGTATATGTAGCCAGTGCCGTTGATGATCGGTGGGCCGACCCGAAAGGTGAATATCTCTCTGCATTCCATGCCGGTGAAGTTTACCGTTTGTACGGCTACGATGGACTTCCTTCCGAAGAGATGCCCGCATTGAATACGCCTGTAATATCCCGCGTTGGATATCATATCCGTACTGGTGTACATGATGTAACTGATTTCGACTGGCAATGTTATTTAAACTTTGCCGACAAATGGATGAAATAG
- a CDS encoding nSTAND3 domain-containing NTPase — protein MIDYDFKVLQYNEFECLTRDLLQEEFSIHIESFKDGRDNGIDLRFGKVKGETTIVQVKRYKEWNELKTQLEKEVSKVQKLNPKKYLLSTSVGLSPLNKSIIMEMFSPYIEDTNDIYGRDDLNNLLGKHKKIEQKYYKLWLASTNILQEIIYKDVINWSSFEINQIKEQITSYVHNDSFNQAYEILKEYRYVIISGIPGIGKTTLARMLSYNILASGYEEFVCITDNLSDGAKLFQKGKKQVFFFDDFLGSNVFEPVEKDFDKKLTSFIDAIKREKDKVFILTTREYILSEAKSRYEKFQINNIEIAKCTVDLSSYTKFIRANILYNHLSNANLPDTYIDQLLRNKRYKSLIGHPNFNPRIIETYIDRGLWKKYPVEEFMQRFEEFFYKPTMVWQQAFENLDIKARYALLVFASIGKEIFLEDWYTSFIYFCKTTHSQLGLVCDEFEWRKIIKVLQDCFIKTKNCEGHTIVSYFNPSVLDFIIVYLADFKDIQRLLIQNSYFVEQLCTIFRDSPRSFFGADAYVIITENLYKDIVDRFKQIMNGTPVSCELSRYKGWMYRHRGYNEILFYKNFLDSFPILLRRNEGLLERSIDPNEFTYQTTSFSDRANLLAKLDWTKISADLNIIIEDILYEPKDIVGHRDLLLMFDELGMSERKKDKHLIKTIEEDVYSEIDTNVSDENTAEELYGLLDEITNLIPYEYFENDFLGYLEEKRKEFEEPEIEYDDDLGREFGDVFQDDDTRIEEMMTCLREK, from the coding sequence ATGATTGATTACGATTTTAAAGTTCTGCAATATAACGAGTTTGAATGCCTTACTCGAGATTTGCTTCAAGAAGAGTTTAGTATTCATATAGAGAGTTTTAAAGATGGAAGAGATAATGGTATTGACTTACGTTTTGGAAAAGTTAAGGGAGAGACAACAATAGTTCAAGTAAAGAGATATAAAGAATGGAACGAACTTAAGACCCAGCTAGAAAAGGAGGTGTCAAAAGTACAAAAACTTAATCCGAAGAAATATTTATTATCTACTTCTGTTGGTCTTTCTCCTCTGAATAAGTCTATTATTATGGAGATGTTCTCTCCTTATATAGAGGACACTAATGATATTTACGGTCGTGATGATTTGAATAATCTCTTAGGTAAGCACAAAAAGATAGAGCAGAAATACTATAAACTTTGGTTGGCAAGCACAAATATTTTGCAGGAGATTATATACAAAGATGTTATTAATTGGTCTAGTTTTGAGATCAACCAGATAAAGGAACAAATCACTTCATATGTTCACAATGACAGTTTTAATCAAGCATATGAAATTCTTAAAGAATATCGCTATGTAATTATTTCTGGAATCCCCGGTATAGGTAAAACCACCTTGGCAAGGATGTTGTCATATAATATTCTTGCTAGTGGCTACGAAGAGTTTGTGTGTATTACTGATAATTTAAGCGATGGAGCTAAACTCTTTCAGAAGGGGAAAAAACAAGTTTTTTTCTTTGATGATTTTCTCGGTTCAAATGTCTTTGAACCTGTAGAAAAGGATTTTGACAAGAAGCTGACATCTTTTATTGATGCCATAAAAAGAGAAAAGGATAAGGTGTTTATTCTAACCACCCGTGAATACATCCTTTCTGAAGCCAAAAGTCGATATGAAAAGTTTCAAATAAACAATATAGAAATAGCTAAGTGTACAGTGGACCTTAGCTCCTATACTAAATTCATAAGAGCGAACATCTTATATAACCATTTGTCGAATGCAAATCTCCCTGATACATACATTGATCAATTATTAAGAAATAAGAGATACAAAAGTTTAATTGGTCATCCTAACTTTAACCCACGAATTATTGAAACCTATATAGATAGAGGATTGTGGAAAAAATATCCTGTTGAAGAGTTTATGCAACGCTTTGAAGAATTCTTTTACAAACCTACGATGGTCTGGCAACAAGCTTTTGAAAATCTTGACATTAAAGCACGTTATGCGCTACTAGTTTTTGCGTCAATAGGAAAAGAAATATTTCTTGAAGATTGGTACACATCCTTTATCTATTTTTGCAAAACAACGCATTCCCAGTTGGGATTAGTATGCGATGAATTTGAATGGAGGAAAATTATAAAGGTTTTGCAAGACTGTTTCATTAAAACAAAAAATTGCGAAGGACATACGATAGTATCTTATTTTAATCCCTCTGTTCTTGATTTTATTATAGTTTATTTGGCAGATTTCAAGGATATTCAGAGGTTGCTTATACAAAACTCCTATTTTGTAGAGCAACTCTGTACGATATTCAGAGATTCTCCAAGGTCTTTCTTTGGAGCTGATGCTTATGTCATCATAACTGAGAACCTTTACAAGGATATTGTTGATAGATTCAAGCAAATAATGAACGGCACTCCTGTATCTTGTGAACTTTCAAGGTACAAAGGTTGGATGTACAGACATAGAGGATATAATGAGATTTTATTCTATAAAAACTTCTTAGATAGTTTTCCTATACTTCTCAGAAGAAATGAAGGGCTTTTAGAAAGAAGCATCGACCCCAATGAATTTACATATCAAACTACATCTTTTTCCGATAGAGCAAACCTTTTAGCAAAATTAGATTGGACAAAAATCTCCGCAGATTTGAATATAATAATAGAAGATATATTATATGAGCCTAAAGATATTGTAGGACATCGAGATTTACTGTTAATGTTCGATGAGCTAGGGATGTCTGAGAGAAAAAAGGATAAACATTTAATAAAAACAATAGAGGAAGATGTTTACTCTGAGATTGACACGAATGTCTCTGATGAAAATACGGCAGAAGAGTTATACGGACTACTTGATGAAATTACAAATCTTATACCCTACGAATATTTTGAAAATGATTTTTTAGGTTATCTAGAAGAAAAGAGAAAGGAGTTTGAAGAACCAGAAATAGAATATGATGATGATTTGGGTAGAGAATTTGGAGATGTGTTTCAGGATGATGACACGAGGATTGAAGAAATGATGACATGCCTAAGAGAGAAATAA
- a CDS encoding GNAT family N-acetyltransferase, which produces MEITQITNHKKQYLELLLLADEQESMIDRYLDRGEMFVLEDNGVKAVCVVTDEGDGVCELKNIAVTPGSQRQGYGKKQINHLLNHYIGKYTRMIVGTGDVPSSVRFYERCGFEPSHRIENFFTDNYDHPMIEDGILLKDMVYFKREVGVF; this is translated from the coding sequence ATGGAGATCACTCAAATAACCAACCATAAGAAACAATACCTGGAATTGCTGTTACTGGCAGACGAGCAGGAATCCATGATAGACCGCTATCTTGATCGCGGAGAAATGTTTGTGCTTGAAGATAACGGCGTGAAGGCCGTCTGTGTGGTAACAGACGAAGGCGATGGCGTATGCGAATTAAAGAATATCGCAGTGACCCCTGGCTCGCAACGGCAAGGATACGGAAAGAAACAGATCAACCACCTGCTGAACCACTACATCGGCAAGTACACCCGTATGATAGTAGGCACCGGCGATGTACCCAGTTCAGTCCGCTTTTACGAACGTTGCGGCTTTGAACCCTCGCACCGTATCGAAAACTTCTTTACAGACAACTACGACCACCCCATGATTGAAGACGGCATCCTGCTTAAAGACATGGTTTACTTTAAGAGGGAAGTTGGGGTATTCTAA
- the pflB gene encoding formate C-acetyltransferase yields the protein MELNKNFADGIWSKEVNVRDFVMRNITPYDGDASFLAGPTERTKRIWSVCLAALAQERANNGVRSIDNKTVSTISSHKAGYIDKENELIVGLQTDELLRRAIKPFGGINVVAKACSENGLEVDEKVKDIFTHYRKTHNDGVFDVYNDEIRSFRSLGFLTGLPDNYARGRIIGDYRRLALYGLDRLIEAKKQDLANLTGPMTEARIRLREEVSDQIKALKEIKVLGEYYGLDLTRPAYTAQEAVQWVYMAYLAAVKEQDGAAMSLGNVSSFLDIYIEHDLKNGTIDESFAQELIDQFVIKLRMVRHLRMNSYNEIFAGDPTWVTESIGGRLNDGRHKVTKTSFRFLQTLYNLGPSPEPNMTVLWSPQLPEGFKNFCAQVSIDTSSVQYENDDLMRDIRHSDDYGIACCVSFQDIGRQIQFFGARTNLAKALLLAINGGRCENTGTVMVKDIPQLNSDVLDYEEVMANYKKVLKEIARVYNDAMNIIHYMHDKYYYEKAQMAFIDTNPRINLAYGAAGLSIVADSLSAIKYAKVKAKRNDIGLTEGFDIEGEFPYYGNDDDRVDSMAVGITQYFSDLLNELPVYKNARPTLSILTITSNVMYGKKTGATPDGRLKGVAFAPGANPMHGRDEKGAIASLSSVSKINYDDAQDGVSNTFSIVPRSLGVTPEDRVDNLVSMMDGYFSKKAHHLNVNVLNRAMLEDAMEHPENYPQLTIRVSGYAVNFVRLSREHQLEVLSRSFHERF from the coding sequence ATGGAATTAAACAAAAACTTTGCTGATGGTATTTGGAGTAAGGAGGTTAATGTAAGGGATTTCGTAATGAGGAACATCACTCCGTATGATGGGGATGCTTCTTTCCTTGCAGGACCAACCGAGCGTACAAAACGCATCTGGTCTGTATGCCTTGCTGCTCTTGCCCAAGAACGAGCTAACAACGGCGTCCGTTCAATTGACAACAAAACAGTTTCTACCATTTCTTCTCATAAAGCAGGATATATTGATAAAGAAAACGAGTTGATCGTGGGTTTGCAGACAGACGAATTGCTGCGCAGAGCCATCAAACCGTTTGGAGGTATCAATGTGGTTGCAAAGGCTTGCAGCGAAAATGGATTGGAAGTAGATGAAAAGGTAAAGGATATCTTTACTCATTATCGTAAAACACACAACGATGGTGTGTTTGACGTTTATAATGACGAAATCCGCTCTTTCCGTTCGTTGGGTTTCTTAACAGGTCTGCCTGACAACTATGCACGTGGCCGTATTATTGGTGACTACCGCCGATTGGCATTGTATGGTCTGGATCGTTTAATTGAGGCTAAGAAACAGGATCTGGCTAATCTGACAGGCCCGATGACTGAAGCCCGCATTCGTTTGCGTGAAGAGGTTAGCGACCAGATCAAAGCTCTTAAGGAAATTAAAGTTTTAGGCGAATATTACGGTTTGGATCTGACCCGTCCGGCTTATACAGCTCAGGAAGCTGTTCAATGGGTTTACATGGCTTACCTGGCTGCGGTTAAAGAACAGGATGGTGCTGCGATGTCATTGGGTAATGTTTCCTCTTTCCTTGATATCTACATTGAGCATGATTTGAAGAACGGCACTATCGACGAATCGTTTGCTCAGGAGTTGATTGACCAGTTTGTAATTAAATTGCGTATGGTTCGTCACCTCCGTATGAATTCATACAACGAAATTTTTGCCGGCGATCCAACCTGGGTTACCGAATCGATTGGTGGACGATTGAACGACGGCCGTCATAAAGTAACAAAAACTTCCTTCCGATTCCTGCAGACTTTATACAACCTGGGACCGTCTCCGGAACCTAACATGACTGTACTTTGGTCTCCGCAACTGCCCGAAGGTTTCAAGAACTTCTGTGCACAGGTTTCCATCGACACATCGTCTGTTCAATACGAAAACGACGACTTGATGCGTGATATCCGTCACAGCGATGACTATGGTATTGCTTGCTGCGTTTCATTCCAGGATATTGGTCGGCAGATCCAGTTTTTCGGAGCTCGTACCAACCTTGCCAAGGCGTTATTGCTTGCAATAAATGGCGGACGTTGCGAAAACACAGGTACCGTAATGGTTAAGGATATCCCTCAATTAAATAGCGATGTGCTGGACTATGAAGAGGTGATGGCTAATTACAAAAAGGTACTGAAAGAAATTGCACGTGTATATAATGATGCGATGAATATTATTCATTACATGCACGACAAATATTATTACGAAAAGGCACAGATGGCATTTATTGACACCAATCCCCGTATCAACCTTGCCTATGGTGCTGCAGGTCTGTCTATTGTAGCCGACTCGCTTTCTGCAATCAAATATGCTAAAGTGAAAGCTAAACGTAATGACATCGGTCTGACGGAAGGTTTCGATATTGAGGGTGAATTCCCTTATTACGGTAACGACGATGACAGAGTGGATTCAATGGCCGTTGGTATTACTCAGTATTTCAGCGATTTGTTGAATGAACTACCTGTATATAAAAATGCACGTCCTACTCTTTCAATCCTTACAATTACCTCGAATGTGATGTATGGAAAGAAAACAGGTGCCACTCCCGACGGACGTCTTAAAGGTGTAGCCTTTGCTCCGGGTGCTAATCCGATGCACGGACGTGATGAGAAGGGTGCTATTGCTTCATTATCTTCGGTATCAAAAATCAATTATGATGATGCACAGGATGGCGTAAGTAATACATTCTCGATCGTTCCACGTTCTTTAGGAGTAACTCCCGAAGATCGCGTAGATAATCTGGTATCCATGATGGACGGTTATTTCTCCAAAAAAGCGCATCACCTGAATGTGAACGTATTAAATCGCGCCATGTTGGAAGATGCGATGGAACATCCTGAGAATTATCCTCAGCTTACAATCCGCGTTTCTGGTTATGCTGTGAACTTTGTTCGATTGAGCCGCGAACATCAGCTGGAAGTTCTGTCAAGAAGTTTCCACGAAAGATTCTAA
- a CDS encoding DinB family protein: protein MQGNDFKLITDGIKKVIDAEQGFLSALPVDVITLRRNSQNRSIKQILGHLVDSASNNHQRMVRLQYCKDLLFFPDYRQDNDLWIALQDYQNADWENLIQLWKFFNLHIIQVINSVDLSKLDSYWCDFEGTKVTLKEMIDGYLDHLHLHIREIKELAL, encoded by the coding sequence ATGCAAGGAAATGATTTTAAACTAATAACCGACGGCATTAAAAAAGTAATTGATGCGGAACAGGGCTTCTTAAGTGCTCTGCCGGTTGATGTGATTACCCTCAGGCGGAACAGCCAGAATCGGTCTATCAAACAGATACTGGGGCACCTGGTCGATTCGGCCTCTAACAATCACCAGCGCATGGTTAGGCTGCAATATTGTAAAGACTTACTTTTCTTTCCCGACTATCGCCAGGACAATGATTTGTGGATCGCTTTACAAGATTATCAAAATGCCGATTGGGAAAATCTGATTCAACTGTGGAAGTTTTTTAATCTTCACATCATCCAGGTGATTAATTCCGTAGATCTATCGAAGCTGGACAGCTACTGGTGCGACTTTGAAGGGACAAAAGTTACACTAAAAGAGATGATTGATGGCTACCTTGATCACCTGCACCTCCACATCAGAGAAATAAAGGAATTGGCTTTATAA
- a CDS encoding Crp/Fnr family transcriptional regulator, whose translation MKNIIAKIKQIHPLSDEALNALISEMEVKYYPKNTCIVHSGTTDRMVYFIEEGITRSVFHHDGKDTTTWFSKEGDVTFGMDSLYYNRPSIESIETLEDCKMYVISIDKLNELYETYIDIANWGRILHQDVNKELSHIFVDRLQLPPKERYENFMLRYPGLINRVKLKYVAVFLGISIYTLSRIRSQK comes from the coding sequence ATGAAAAATATTATTGCCAAGATAAAACAGATACATCCCCTTTCTGATGAAGCTTTGAATGCGCTCATTTCTGAAATGGAGGTGAAGTATTACCCCAAGAATACGTGTATCGTTCATTCCGGCACAACCGACCGTATGGTCTATTTCATTGAAGAAGGTATCACCCGGTCGGTTTTCCATCACGACGGGAAGGATACCACCACCTGGTTCAGCAAGGAGGGTGATGTTACCTTCGGGATGGATTCGCTCTACTACAACAGGCCATCGATAGAGAGTATCGAGACGCTGGAGGACTGCAAAATGTATGTTATCTCCATCGATAAGCTGAATGAACTGTACGAAACATATATCGACATTGCCAATTGGGGACGGATTCTGCACCAGGATGTGAACAAAGAACTCAGCCATATCTTTGTTGACCGGCTGCAGCTGCCTCCCAAAGAGAGGTACGAGAACTTTATGCTGCGTTATCCCGGACTAATCAACCGGGTGAAACTAAAATACGTAGCCGTCTTTCTGGGTATCTCCATCTACACCCTCAGCCGCATTCGTTCGCAGAAGTAA
- a CDS encoding DUF3795 domain-containing protein, with protein sequence MENHNVAYCGLYCGACKSQLKGKCPGCYGNEKATWCEIRKCCNEHGYATCADCQLMPLKECKKYNNIIAKVIGFVSRTDRSKCIDRIKAIGVAEFAAEMKLAGRMTIKR encoded by the coding sequence ATGGAAAATCACAATGTAGCCTACTGCGGACTCTACTGCGGCGCCTGTAAAAGTCAGCTTAAGGGCAAATGCCCCGGATGCTATGGAAACGAGAAAGCCACCTGGTGCGAAATCAGAAAATGCTGCAACGAACACGGCTACGCCACCTGTGCCGATTGCCAGCTTATGCCGTTAAAGGAATGTAAGAAATACAACAACATCATTGCAAAGGTGATAGGCTTTGTATCGAGAACAGACCGTAGCAAGTGCATAGATCGCATCAAAGCAATCGGAGTGGCAGAGTTTGCTGCCGAGATGAAGCTGGCAGGAAGAATGACCATCAAAAGGTAA
- a CDS encoding acyltransferase family protein — MSKIYASAAFTDSKPHYNLLDGLRGVAALLVVWYHIFEGYAFAGGTLIESINHGYLAVDFFFILSGFVIGYAYDDRWGKSLTLKDFFKRRLIRLHPMVVMGAVLGAITFLIQGSVQWDGTHIATSMVMVALLLTMFFIPAIPGANYEVRGNGEMFPLNGPSWSLFFEYIGNILYALFIRKLSTKALMVLTVLLGIALTWFAMFDISGYGSIGVGWTLDSVNFLGGALRMLFPFTMGMLLSRNFKPIKVRGAFWICSAVLLVLFTVPYIEGTSPISWNGLYEAFCIIVIFPILVWMGASGNTTDKRSTQICKFLGDISFPLYIVHYPFMYLFYAWLIKNQLFTFAETWQVALGVYFWNILLAYIVLRVYDEPVRKWLAAHFLKKKSK, encoded by the coding sequence ATGTCGAAAATTTATGCATCTGCAGCTTTTACCGATTCCAAACCCCATTATAACTTATTGGATGGATTGAGGGGTGTTGCAGCACTTTTAGTGGTATGGTATCACATATTTGAGGGCTATGCCTTTGCCGGAGGAACGCTTATTGAGAGTATCAACCATGGGTATCTGGCCGTAGATTTCTTTTTTATCCTCTCAGGATTTGTTATCGGCTATGCCTACGACGACCGATGGGGCAAGAGCCTTACGCTGAAAGATTTCTTTAAACGTCGGTTGATCCGTCTCCATCCGATGGTGGTTATGGGTGCGGTATTGGGTGCCATCACCTTCCTGATTCAGGGGAGTGTGCAATGGGATGGTACGCACATCGCTACTTCGATGGTGATGGTGGCTTTGCTGCTTACGATGTTCTTTATCCCTGCCATTCCCGGGGCCAACTATGAGGTTCGCGGTAATGGGGAGATGTTTCCGCTGAACGGTCCGAGCTGGTCGCTGTTTTTTGAATACATCGGCAATATACTGTATGCCCTGTTTATCCGTAAATTATCTACCAAAGCGTTGATGGTTCTCACTGTCCTTTTGGGGATTGCACTCACCTGGTTTGCCATGTTCGACATCTCGGGTTACGGAAGTATCGGTGTGGGATGGACATTAGACAGTGTAAACTTTCTGGGAGGTGCTTTACGGATGCTTTTCCCTTTTACGATGGGTATGCTTCTTTCTCGCAATTTTAAACCTATCAAGGTAAGGGGTGCCTTTTGGATCTGTTCTGCCGTATTGCTGGTGTTGTTTACGGTTCCTTATATTGAAGGAACATCTCCCATATCGTGGAACGGACTTTACGAGGCGTTCTGCATCATCGTTATCTTCCCGATCCTTGTCTGGATGGGTGCTTCCGGAAATACAACCGACAAACGGTCTACCCAGATCTGTAAATTTCTGGGAGATATCTCGTTTCCGCTATACATTGTTCATTATCCTTTTATGTATCTGTTTTACGCCTGGCTGATAAAGAACCAGCTGTTTACCTTTGCCGAGACCTGGCAGGTTGCACTGGGTGTTTATTTCTGGAATATCCTTTTGGCCTATATCGTTCTGAGGGTTTACGACGAACCGGTACGAAAATGGTTGGCAGCCCACTTTTTAAAGAAGAAGAGCAAGTAA
- the pflA gene encoding pyruvate formate-lyase-activating protein — translation MINVHSYESMGTFDGPGLRLVVFLQGCNFRCLYCANPDTIPLKGGKPTEAEEIVRMALSQKAFFGKKGGITFSGGEPTLQAKALIPLFRRLKEEGIHICLDSNGSVLNDYSKELFRLTDLVLLDIKEFNPERHFRITGRENNFTLETAAYLQANNIPMWIRYVLVPGHTDFEADIRAMGEHFQSYSMIKRIEILPYHTLGAHKYEALKKPYLLKGVKENTPEQLDHVRKLFEEYFPVVFVN, via the coding sequence ATGATAAATGTACATTCTTACGAGTCGATGGGCACATTTGATGGCCCGGGACTACGATTGGTAGTTTTTTTGCAGGGCTGTAACTTCCGGTGTTTGTATTGTGCGAATCCGGATACAATACCCTTAAAAGGCGGAAAACCTACCGAAGCTGAAGAGATTGTGCGCATGGCCCTTAGTCAGAAGGCATTTTTTGGTAAAAAAGGAGGAATAACCTTTTCAGGAGGCGAGCCTACTCTACAGGCAAAAGCCCTGATACCTCTGTTCAGACGATTGAAAGAAGAGGGCATCCACATTTGTCTGGATAGCAATGGAAGTGTTTTAAATGATTACAGCAAGGAGCTGTTTAGGCTGACGGATCTGGTATTGCTGGATATTAAGGAATTTAATCCCGAACGTCATTTTCGAATCACTGGACGGGAAAATAATTTCACCCTCGAAACTGCGGCCTATTTGCAGGCTAACAATATTCCGATGTGGATTCGCTATGTGCTTGTACCCGGACATACGGATTTTGAAGCAGACATACGCGCCATGGGTGAGCACTTTCAGTCGTATTCAATGATAAAACGCATTGAAATATTACCTTATCATACGTTGGGTGCTCATAAATATGAAGCACTGAAGAAACCCTATCTGCTTAAAGGTGTAAAAGAAAATACTCCCGAGCAACTGGACCATGTACGCAAATTATTTGAAGAATATTTCCCTGTTGTATTTGTAAACTGA